From the Hyalangium gracile genome, one window contains:
- a CDS encoding ATPase domain-containing protein — MSPSENAPLSSGRLSSGVPGLDEVLGGGLLRAGIYLVAGDPGAGKTLLANQLCFHQARQGVRSLYVTLLAEPHARMFEHLKPMRFFDARTVSDSVYYVSAFQVLESQGLAGLQELLRREMRQREAGLLVIDGLAQAREQAASPREFKKFLHELQVSAHLSRFTALLLSTTAAEAQASPEQAMVDGILELHERTYGVRAQRELRVRKFRGGESLPGCHFFRISDAGLELFPRLESRSHRQQPVDPGAHRVHFGIASLDALFPEGLAAGSTTLLLGPTGSGKTLLGMSLLGEGLRLGEPCLYFGFYEPPDRLLNKVAKVGIALHAAAETHRLALHWQPPGEYVLDMLAARLLSAVRAQGARRVFVDGLSAFFDATTEPARLSLFFAGLTHELRCLGATTAFALETSQIFGPELPVPVGSGISAVAENLIFLRHVELKSRLHRLVSILKLRDTEYDTTLREFTISSQTGIVVDGPFQGGEGVLTGVAHSSGGSSRHG; from the coding sequence ATGTCCCCTTCCGAGAACGCGCCCCTCTCTTCCGGACGGCTCTCCAGCGGCGTTCCAGGCCTGGACGAGGTGCTGGGAGGCGGCCTGCTGCGCGCCGGCATCTACCTGGTCGCGGGAGACCCGGGCGCGGGCAAGACGCTGCTGGCCAACCAGCTGTGCTTCCACCAGGCGCGCCAGGGCGTGCGCTCGCTCTACGTCACGCTGCTGGCCGAGCCCCACGCGCGCATGTTCGAGCACCTCAAGCCCATGCGCTTCTTCGACGCTCGCACCGTGTCGGACTCCGTCTACTACGTGAGCGCCTTCCAGGTGCTGGAGAGCCAGGGGCTGGCCGGGCTGCAGGAGCTGCTGCGCCGCGAGATGCGCCAGCGCGAGGCGGGGCTGCTCGTCATCGACGGGCTGGCCCAGGCGCGCGAGCAGGCCGCCAGCCCGCGCGAGTTCAAGAAGTTCCTTCACGAGCTGCAGGTGTCCGCCCACCTGTCGCGCTTCACCGCGCTGCTGCTCTCCACCACGGCCGCCGAGGCCCAGGCCTCGCCCGAGCAGGCCATGGTGGACGGCATCCTCGAGCTGCACGAGCGCACGTATGGCGTGCGCGCGCAGCGCGAGCTGAGGGTGCGCAAGTTCCGCGGCGGCGAGAGCCTGCCCGGGTGCCACTTCTTCCGCATCTCCGACGCGGGCCTGGAGCTCTTCCCCCGGCTCGAGTCCCGCAGCCACCGCCAGCAGCCGGTGGACCCAGGCGCCCACCGCGTCCACTTCGGCATCGCCTCGCTGGATGCTCTCTTCCCCGAGGGGCTGGCGGCGGGCTCCACCACGCTGCTGCTGGGGCCCACCGGCAGCGGCAAGACGCTGCTGGGCATGTCCCTGCTGGGCGAGGGGCTTCGCCTGGGCGAGCCCTGCCTCTACTTCGGCTTCTACGAGCCGCCGGACCGGCTGCTGAACAAGGTCGCCAAGGTGGGCATCGCGCTGCATGCCGCGGCGGAGACGCACCGGCTGGCGCTCCACTGGCAGCCGCCGGGGGAGTACGTGCTGGACATGCTGGCCGCGCGGCTGCTGAGCGCGGTGAGGGCGCAGGGCGCGCGGCGGGTGTTCGTGGACGGGCTGAGTGCCTTCTTCGACGCCACCACCGAGCCGGCGCGCCTGAGCCTCTTCTTCGCGGGCCTCACCCACGAGCTGCGCTGCCTGGGCGCCACCACCGCCTTCGCGCTGGAGACGTCGCAGATCTTCGGCCCGGAGCTGCCCGTGCCGGTGGGCAGCGGCATCTCCGCGGTGGCCGAGAACCTCATCTTCCTGCGCCACGTGGAGCTGAAGTCCCGGCTGCACCGGCTGGTGTCCATCCTCAAGCTGCGGGACACCGAGTACGACACGACACTGCGCGAGTTCACCATCTCCTCCCAGACGGGAATCGTCGTCGACGGCCCGTTCCAGGGGGGCGAGGGAGTGCTCACCGGCGTGGCCCACTCCTCGGGCGGCTCCTCGCGTCATGGGTGA